In Deinococcus fonticola, a genomic segment contains:
- the murD gene encoding UDP-N-acetylmuramoyl-L-alanine--D-glutamate ligase, which produces MGQGQKWLIYGLGRSGRGVARFLAREGLQADWVDMNPGQDDLGLMQELGFQPGDAAGSYDVVVAAPGVPIDHPDLLALQAQGAEVIGEVVLAARRRPALPMVGITGTAGKGGTTVLVAHLLRASGVGALEGGNIDPPLLDVVDRAQVAVVELSSFQLERVPGLRLPVAVITNLGVDHLDRHGSVEAYHAAKLNITAGQQPDDVLVVPAGLQVPTGATVWPFTPERLVLSDGREVLSVSELPEGVHPANAAAAVLATEAMLRYLKLPLDTALLRQGLLSAQPVAGRFETVARIGEVKFIDDSIATRTLAVEAALRRAMPPIAWLVGGRDKGAELRPLIEAAQGRVTRVIAFGEDGPDFAERLGFPFETVTGTDPDEIILNATRAGFAALDGRGTVLLAPIGTSFDLFKDYKARGQSFQRAAQALAGETP; this is translated from the coding sequence GTGGGACAGGGGCAAAAGTGGTTGATTTACGGTCTGGGCCGCAGTGGTCGGGGTGTGGCCCGCTTTCTGGCGAGAGAAGGGCTGCAGGCCGACTGGGTGGATATGAACCCCGGTCAGGACGACCTGGGGCTGATGCAGGAGCTGGGATTCCAGCCGGGTGACGCCGCAGGGTCGTACGACGTGGTGGTCGCGGCGCCGGGCGTCCCCATCGACCATCCTGACCTGCTGGCCTTACAGGCGCAGGGAGCTGAAGTCATCGGCGAGGTGGTGCTGGCGGCGCGTCGGCGGCCTGCGCTGCCGATGGTGGGCATCACGGGAACGGCGGGGAAAGGGGGTACCACCGTACTGGTCGCGCACCTGCTGCGGGCGTCCGGCGTGGGGGCCCTGGAGGGCGGCAACATCGATCCGCCGCTGCTGGACGTGGTGGACAGGGCGCAGGTGGCGGTGGTGGAACTGTCGAGTTTCCAGCTGGAGCGGGTGCCGGGCCTGCGCTTGCCGGTAGCGGTCATCACCAACCTGGGCGTGGATCACCTGGATCGCCACGGCAGTGTGGAGGCTTACCACGCCGCCAAACTGAACATCACGGCGGGGCAGCAGCCGGACGACGTGCTGGTCGTGCCGGCAGGATTACAGGTGCCTACGGGGGCAACGGTGTGGCCCTTCACACCGGAACGCCTGGTTCTGAGTGACGGCCGGGAAGTGCTGAGCGTCAGTGAATTGCCCGAGGGCGTCCATCCAGCGAACGCCGCCGCCGCCGTGCTGGCCACCGAGGCCATGCTGCGTTACCTCAAGTTGCCGCTGGACACGGCACTTTTACGTCAAGGTCTGCTGAGCGCGCAGCCGGTGGCGGGCCGCTTTGAAACGGTGGCCCGGATCGGGGAAGTGAAGTTCATCGACGACAGCATCGCCACCCGTACCCTGGCGGTCGAGGCGGCCCTGCGCCGGGCCATGCCCCCGATCGCCTGGCTGGTGGGCGGGCGCGACAAGGGAGCCGAACTGCGCCCGCTGATCGAGGCCGCGCAGGGCCGCGTGACCCGCGTCATCGCCTTCGGGGAGGACGGCCCAGACTTCGCCGAGCGGCTGGGCTTTCCGTTTGAAACGGTCACGGGAACAGACCCGGACGAGATCATCCTAAACGCCACGCGCGCCGGGTTCGCGGCGCTGGACGGGCGCGGTACGGTGCTGCTGGCCCCCATCGGCACCAGTTTCGACCTGTTCAAGGACTACAAGGCCCGTGGGCAGAGTTTCCAGCGGGCGGCGCAGGCTCTGGCCGGAGAAACCCCGTGA
- the rpsI gene encoding 30S ribosomal protein S9, which yields MAVQQPEQFYGTGRRKAAVARVFLRPGEGKILVNGKEFQTYFRGMLRAVHALQAFRETGTAGRYDALITVTGGGPSGQADAIKLGIARALLKVNPDFRQQMKPKGLLTRDPREVERKKYGLKKARRAPQFSKR from the coding sequence ATGGCCGTACAGCAACCTGAACAGTTTTATGGCACGGGCCGCCGCAAGGCCGCCGTGGCCCGCGTGTTCCTGCGCCCTGGCGAAGGCAAGATCCTCGTCAACGGCAAGGAATTCCAGACCTACTTCCGTGGCATGCTGCGCGCCGTGCACGCCCTGCAGGCCTTCCGTGAAACCGGCACCGCCGGCCGCTACGACGCCCTGATCACTGTGACGGGCGGCGGCCCCAGCGGCCAGGCCGACGCGATTAAGCTCGGCATTGCCCGCGCCCTGCTGAAAGTCAACCCCGACTTCCGCCAGCAGATGAAGCCCAAGGGCCTGCTGACCCGTGACCCCCGCGAAGTCGAGCGCAAGAAGTACGGCCTCAAGAAGGCCCGCCGCGCTCCTCAGTTCAGCAAGCGCTAA
- a CDS encoding glycoside hydrolase family 20 zincin-like fold domain-containing protein: MNKMLFLGAALLCVAGAAPVTFQATPQARAQTPFPVVVPQPKQATYPTGILPLTGLSVRVLGSAPELTWAARDLKADWNTRLNAELGTSSTGKIVIGTVENAELAAKIRTAGLTASGAEGYALLVDSTGAYVVGADAKGAYYGTQTLRQLLTPQGLRFAKITDAPVLKQRIAMLYLDQYSKDVNDKLIPLLAGLKYNSVLIMSNYVQWDVAKAGGWAHPGGATKAEAKRVAELSRTYGLEPIPLIETPGHAAWMFYGGKNRDLVQDPDSKEPYAYDTLNPETYSRVVFPVLKEAVETFGAKTVHIGHDEVRSRDRFPARENGKAVGYPKLITDDTVKLRDYLKTLGAGTMMWHDSAFADTVVGTVPAALPKDIQVAYWNYDPGTDFPMLAQIKAAGFRTLGASWNEVGSAEGQAQAAAKAGIDGMIQTRWNGYFGNPSVWDGQADQGVAYVRAANAFWNPAARAVPNAEGLYRDLYQPTAFASAPGFTADLKAAANRSLTDSDSKGWLQKGPDVDLSHLKTGLQKIGAYTFNVSGAVMTRGARAAVSDLPASITLDVNRRADAVAFLHTTGWASALPALNRENIGRYEVTYADGSKVTQPLEYGRHIRAWTDTVNPSMVMAPGWVGQTKDGLDVNVPIFEWVNPKPGVTIRSITLISEGKAANPTLIGLTLIGGQ, from the coding sequence ATGAACAAAATGCTTTTCCTGGGTGCGGCCCTGCTGTGCGTGGCGGGGGCGGCACCCGTGACGTTCCAGGCGACCCCGCAGGCCCGCGCCCAGACGCCCTTTCCGGTGGTGGTGCCGCAACCGAAACAGGCGACCTATCCCACCGGTATCCTGCCCCTGACGGGCCTGAGCGTGCGCGTATTAGGCAGCGCCCCGGAGTTGACCTGGGCCGCCCGTGACCTGAAAGCCGACTGGAACACCCGCCTGAATGCTGAACTGGGCACGTCCAGCACCGGGAAAATCGTGATCGGCACGGTGGAGAATGCCGAACTGGCCGCCAAGATCAGGACGGCGGGCCTCACGGCGTCCGGCGCGGAAGGGTACGCGCTGCTGGTGGACAGCACGGGCGCTTACGTGGTCGGGGCCGATGCGAAGGGGGCGTACTACGGCACGCAGACCCTGCGGCAACTGCTGACCCCGCAGGGCCTCAGGTTTGCAAAGATAACTGATGCGCCCGTCCTCAAACAACGCATAGCCATGCTTTACCTCGACCAGTACAGCAAGGACGTGAACGACAAACTGATTCCGCTGCTGGCGGGCCTGAAGTACAACAGCGTGTTGATCATGAGCAATTACGTGCAGTGGGACGTGGCGAAAGCGGGCGGCTGGGCGCACCCCGGCGGCGCGACGAAGGCCGAGGCGAAGCGCGTGGCCGAGTTGAGTCGCACTTACGGCCTGGAACCCATTCCCCTGATCGAAACGCCGGGTCATGCCGCCTGGATGTTCTACGGCGGCAAAAACCGCGACCTGGTGCAAGACCCGGACAGCAAGGAACCTTACGCTTACGACACCCTCAACCCCGAAACGTACAGCCGCGTGGTGTTCCCGGTGTTGAAGGAAGCCGTGGAGACCTTCGGTGCCAAGACCGTCCATATCGGGCACGACGAGGTGCGCAGCCGCGACCGTTTCCCCGCCCGCGAGAACGGCAAGGCGGTGGGCTATCCGAAACTCATCACGGACGACACCGTGAAACTGCGCGATTACCTGAAGACGCTGGGGGCCGGCACCATGATGTGGCACGACTCGGCCTTCGCGGACACGGTGGTCGGCACGGTTCCCGCCGCGCTTCCCAAGGACATTCAGGTGGCGTACTGGAATTATGACCCCGGCACCGACTTTCCTATGCTGGCGCAGATCAAGGCCGCCGGGTTCCGCACCCTGGGGGCGAGCTGGAACGAGGTCGGCAGCGCCGAAGGGCAGGCCCAGGCCGCCGCGAAAGCCGGCATCGACGGCATGATCCAGACCCGCTGGAACGGTTACTTCGGCAACCCCAGCGTGTGGGACGGCCAGGCCGACCAGGGCGTGGCCTACGTGCGCGCCGCCAATGCCTTCTGGAACCCCGCCGCCCGGGCCGTGCCGAACGCCGAGGGTCTGTACCGCGACCTCTACCAGCCCACCGCCTTTGCCTCTGCTCCCGGCTTTACCGCCGACCTGAAAGCCGCCGCCAACCGTTCCCTGACCGATTCCGACAGCAAGGGCTGGCTTCAGAAAGGGCCGGACGTCGACCTCAGCCACCTGAAAACGGGCCTGCAGAAAATCGGCGCTTACACCTTCAACGTCTCCGGCGCGGTCATGACCAGGGGCGCGCGGGCGGCCGTCAGTGACTTGCCCGCCAGCATCACACTCGATGTGAATCGCCGCGCCGACGCTGTGGCCTTCCTGCACACCACGGGCTGGGCCTCGGCGCTGCCCGCCCTGAACCGCGAGAACATCGGGCGCTACGAGGTCACCTACGCTGACGGCAGCAAGGTCACGCAGCCCCTCGAGTATGGGCGGCACATCCGCGCATGGACGGACACCGTGAACCCCAGCATGGTCATGGCCCCCGGCTGGGTCGGTCAGACGAAAGACGGCCTGGACGTGAACGTGCCCATTTTCGAGTGGGTCAACCCTAAACCCGGCGTGACCATCCGAAGCATCACCCTGATCAGTGAGGGGAAAGCGGCGAATCCAACGCTGATTGGCCTCACCCTGATCGGCGGGCAGTAG
- the rplM gene encoding 50S ribosomal protein L13 yields the protein MKTYIPKNDEQNWVVVDAAGVPLGRLATLIASRIRGKHRPDFTPNIIQGDYVVVLNAAQVVLTGNKLDGKVYTRYTGYQGGLKKETAREALKKHPERVIEHAVFGMLPKGRQGRAMHGHLKVYAGGTHPHASQKPQTVEVK from the coding sequence GTGAAAACCTACATCCCCAAAAACGACGAGCAAAACTGGGTCGTGGTGGACGCCGCCGGCGTGCCGCTGGGCCGCCTCGCCACCCTGATCGCCAGCCGCATTCGCGGGAAGCACCGCCCCGACTTCACACCCAACATCATCCAGGGTGATTACGTGGTTGTCCTGAACGCCGCGCAGGTTGTCCTGACCGGCAACAAGCTGGACGGCAAGGTGTATACCCGTTACACCGGCTACCAGGGCGGCCTGAAGAAGGAAACCGCCCGCGAAGCCCTGAAGAAGCACCCCGAGCGCGTCATCGAGCACGCGGTGTTCGGCATGCTGCCCAAGGGCCGCCAGGGCCGCGCCATGCACGGCCACCTGAAAGTCTACGCCGGTGGCACCCACCCGCACGCCAGTCAGAAGCCCCAGACCGTGGAGGTCAAGTAA
- a CDS encoding ABC transporter ATP-binding protein has product MAQGLTAPQNTAPQDTPGAQPYALQLRDVWLRLGREVILRGVDLDVAVGEGVTLLGENGAGKTTLLRLLATVFGPTRGAGRVMGFDLKDSRSVREFIHLMPVDGALYPDLTCEENLAFALQMHAQTGDVAGVLERVNLTHAAERRVRYLSAGMRKRLALARAFLLARPLTLVDEPFANLDDAGRELVLELLGELRQNRQVTLIVAAHEPDLARRLAPRTLRLGAGKLVEA; this is encoded by the coding sequence ATGGCTCAGGGTTTGACCGCGCCGCAGAACACAGCGCCGCAGGACACCCCTGGCGCTCAGCCGTATGCCCTTCAACTGCGTGACGTGTGGCTGCGCCTGGGCCGTGAGGTCATCCTGCGCGGCGTCGATCTGGACGTGGCGGTGGGGGAGGGGGTCACGCTGCTGGGAGAAAATGGAGCCGGTAAAACGACGCTGCTGCGCTTGCTGGCGACCGTGTTCGGCCCGACGCGCGGGGCCGGGCGCGTGATGGGCTTTGACCTGAAAGACTCGCGCTCGGTGCGGGAATTCATTCACCTGATGCCGGTGGACGGCGCGCTGTACCCGGATTTGACCTGCGAGGAGAATCTGGCGTTTGCCCTGCAAATGCACGCCCAGACGGGCGACGTGGCAGGCGTGCTGGAGCGCGTGAACCTCACGCACGCCGCCGAACGCCGCGTGCGTTACCTGTCCGCCGGCATGCGTAAGCGTCTGGCGCTGGCCCGCGCTTTCCTGCTGGCGCGGCCCCTGACCCTGGTGGACGAACCCTTCGCCAACCTCGACGACGCCGGACGGGAACTGGTGCTGGAACTCCTGGGGGAACTGCGGCAGAACCGGCAGGTCACCCTGATTGTCGCCGCGCACGAACCGGACCTGGCCCGACGCCTGGCCCCCCGCACGCTGCGGCTGGGCGCGGGAAAACTGGTGGAGGCATGA
- a CDS encoding cytochrome c biogenesis CcdA family protein, which yields MNNIAAPTLTVAFLAGLLSFLSPCVLPLVPSYLGVIGGARAPMTRALGFIAGFGIVFIALGATASSLGSLLAPHKVLLGQVAAVLITFFGFVMLGVIRLPFLMRDTRHLADAGGYGPVALGAAFAFGWSPCLGPALGSILGLAASSASLGTGVTLLLAYTLGLAVPFILAALLWDRLHLRRLNRYAGVFEKIGGVILVIIGVMMLTGQFTRLASFFYDVMPAWLRV from the coding sequence GTGAATAACATCGCTGCCCCGACGCTTACCGTGGCGTTTCTGGCGGGCCTCCTCTCCTTCCTGAGTCCCTGCGTTCTGCCACTGGTGCCCAGTTACCTGGGCGTCATCGGCGGCGCCAGAGCCCCCATGACCCGTGCCCTGGGGTTCATCGCGGGCTTCGGGATCGTGTTTATTGCCCTGGGCGCCACCGCCAGCAGCCTCGGCTCGCTGCTCGCCCCGCACAAGGTGCTGCTGGGGCAGGTCGCCGCCGTGCTCATCACCTTCTTCGGGTTTGTTATGCTGGGCGTCATTCGCCTGCCGTTCCTGATGCGCGACACCCGCCACCTCGCCGACGCCGGTGGGTACGGCCCCGTCGCCCTGGGGGCCGCCTTCGCCTTCGGCTGGAGTCCCTGCCTGGGCCCGGCGCTGGGCAGCATCCTGGGCCTTGCCGCCAGCAGCGCCAGCCTAGGCACCGGCGTCACGCTGCTGCTCGCGTACACCCTCGGCCTGGCCGTGCCCTTCATCCTGGCTGCGCTGCTGTGGGACAGGCTTCACCTGCGCCGCCTGAACCGCTACGCGGGTGTATTCGAGAAGATCGGCGGGGTGATCCTGGTCATCATCGGCGTGATGATGCTTACCGGGCAGTTCACGCGCCTCGCCTCTTTCTTCTACGACGTGATGCCGGCATGGCTCAGGGTTTGA
- a CDS encoding FtsW/RodA/SpoVE family cell cycle protein, whose product MSIQLLIAQVLLLLLGLMGVAAARPDLIMDHGLKALLALAATFIVARMHPRTFMKHGLSFWLVTLVLLLLVLFIGVGTAESSGTRRWLPLGPLKFQPSELAKLGLILQLASFFSRRGVQNKLLSATAMIVVTTALIILEPDLGTSVLTFSLGIVLMFAAGVRISNIAGFMLALGLLSLPVIGRYLETHPYIMERWTGHATRGDVPQPGLDQIGLAHRDLTFGGWWGHGPDGLRYQYFAAHTDMVVAAIGFTTGLLGVMMLLFAYWLIVQSSLQVGQLAARIRPMTPEVHGASILATGCMYMIVGQAFVNLLVAAGIFPVTGVPLPLVSYGFSSMLTMSAALGIIHSCMRTVREQLPDEATNPDLLAVPAD is encoded by the coding sequence GTGAGTATTCAACTGTTGATCGCGCAGGTGCTGCTGCTGCTGCTGGGCCTGATGGGTGTGGCGGCGGCGCGGCCTGACCTGATCATGGATCACGGCTTGAAAGCCCTGCTGGCGCTTGCTGCGACCTTTATCGTCGCCCGGATGCACCCCAGGACGTTCATGAAGCACGGTCTCAGCTTCTGGCTGGTCACGCTGGTGCTGCTGCTGCTGGTGCTCTTCATCGGCGTGGGCACCGCCGAGAGTTCCGGCACACGTCGCTGGCTGCCGCTGGGGCCACTGAAATTTCAGCCGTCGGAACTGGCGAAACTGGGGCTGATCCTGCAACTGGCGTCTTTCTTCTCGCGCCGGGGTGTGCAGAACAAACTCCTGAGCGCCACCGCCATGATCGTCGTCACGACAGCCCTGATCATCCTGGAGCCGGACCTGGGCACCAGCGTCCTGACCTTCAGCCTGGGCATCGTGCTGATGTTCGCAGCGGGCGTGCGTATCAGCAATATCGCCGGGTTCATGCTGGCGCTGGGCCTGTTGTCTCTGCCTGTTATCGGCCGTTACCTGGAAACGCACCCGTACATCATGGAACGCTGGACCGGGCACGCCACGCGCGGCGATGTGCCGCAACCCGGCCTGGATCAGATCGGCCTGGCGCACCGCGACCTGACCTTCGGCGGCTGGTGGGGCCACGGGCCGGACGGCCTGCGTTACCAGTACTTCGCGGCCCACACCGACATGGTGGTGGCGGCGATCGGCTTCACGACCGGCCTGCTGGGCGTCATGATGCTGCTGTTCGCGTACTGGCTCATCGTGCAAAGTAGCCTTCAGGTGGGGCAACTGGCCGCCCGCATCCGGCCCATGACGCCGGAAGTGCACGGCGCGAGCATCCTGGCGACCGGGTGCATGTACATGATCGTGGGGCAGGCCTTCGTGAACCTGCTGGTGGCCGCCGGGATCTTTCCGGTGACGGGCGTGCCGCTGCCGCTGGTCTCCTACGGTTTTTCCAGCATGCTGACCATGAGCGCCGCGCTGGGCATCATTCACTCCTGCATGCGTACCGTACGTGAACAGCTGCCCGACGAGGCCACCAACCCGGACCTGCTGGCTGTTCCAGCGGATTGA
- the pckA gene encoding phosphoenolpyruvate carboxykinase (ATP), whose protein sequence is MTTPDSIPAQDFTLNDGLTIKNAHIHLNPGVDELYNDAIRLGEGVKAATGPLTVRTNKTGRSPKDRFIVEDAETKENVWWEGFNVPIAASVFDNLLEKMLKYAEGKELFVQQVFAGTDPAHRIACQMITEMAYHSLFIHNMFVRPSAEERKNFQAEWTVLNIPSFKADPAVDGTRTDTFILVNFGKKMIIAGGTQYAGENKKGIFGVLNYLLPAKGVMPMHCSANVGEDGDVALFFGLSGTGKTTLSADPSRKLIGDDEHGWTDTGVFNFEGGCYAKVINLNAEAEPAIYQTTRNYGTVLENVVLDASGTPDLNDGSLTENTRSAYPIDQIANIQPGSVGGIPKNVVFLTADAFGVLPPLSRLTPEQMMYQFISGFTAKIPGTEQGVTEPTPTFSTCFGAPFMPRHPGEYARLLAQKVKESGAKVWLVNTGWTGGKYGEGHRMSIKHTRALINAALSGELDDVEFKRDPFFHLDIPTQVSGVPSEVLNPRDAWADKDAYDETARKLARMFRENFKRFESGVDQAVTDSMPNPDA, encoded by the coding sequence ATGACCACCCCGGACTCGATCCCGGCTCAGGACTTCACCCTGAACGACGGCCTGACCATCAAGAACGCCCACATTCACCTGAACCCCGGTGTGGATGAGCTGTACAACGACGCCATCCGCCTGGGTGAAGGCGTCAAGGCCGCCACAGGCCCGCTGACCGTGCGCACCAACAAGACCGGGCGCAGCCCCAAAGACCGTTTCATCGTCGAGGACGCCGAAACGAAAGAGAACGTGTGGTGGGAAGGCTTCAACGTGCCCATCGCCGCTTCCGTGTTCGACAACCTGCTGGAAAAGATGCTGAAGTACGCTGAGGGCAAGGAACTGTTCGTGCAGCAGGTCTTCGCCGGCACCGACCCGGCGCACCGCATCGCCTGCCAGATGATCACCGAAATGGCGTACCACTCGCTCTTTATTCACAACATGTTCGTGCGGCCCAGCGCGGAAGAACGGAAGAACTTTCAGGCCGAGTGGACGGTGCTGAACATCCCCAGCTTCAAGGCTGACCCGGCGGTGGACGGCACGCGCACCGACACCTTCATCCTGGTGAACTTCGGGAAGAAAATGATCATCGCGGGCGGCACCCAGTACGCCGGCGAGAACAAGAAAGGGATTTTCGGCGTGCTGAATTACCTGCTGCCGGCCAAGGGCGTGATGCCCATGCACTGCTCCGCGAACGTCGGCGAAGACGGCGACGTGGCGCTGTTCTTCGGCCTCTCGGGCACCGGCAAGACCACCCTGTCCGCCGACCCCAGCCGCAAGCTGATCGGCGATGACGAGCACGGCTGGACCGACACCGGCGTGTTCAACTTCGAGGGCGGCTGTTACGCCAAGGTCATCAACCTGAATGCCGAGGCCGAACCCGCCATCTACCAGACCACCCGCAACTACGGCACGGTGCTGGAGAACGTGGTGCTGGACGCCAGCGGCACCCCCGACCTGAACGACGGCAGCCTCACCGAGAACACCCGCAGCGCCTACCCCATCGACCAGATCGCCAACATTCAACCCGGCAGCGTGGGCGGCATCCCCAAGAACGTGGTGTTCCTGACCGCCGACGCGTTCGGCGTCCTGCCGCCCCTCTCGCGCCTGACGCCCGAGCAGATGATGTACCAGTTCATCTCCGGCTTCACCGCCAAGATTCCCGGCACCGAGCAGGGCGTCACTGAACCCACCCCCACCTTCTCGACCTGCTTCGGCGCACCGTTCATGCCCCGCCACCCCGGCGAGTATGCCCGCCTGCTGGCCCAAAAAGTGAAGGAAAGCGGCGCGAAGGTCTGGCTGGTCAACACTGGCTGGACCGGCGGCAAGTACGGCGAGGGCCACCGCATGAGCATCAAGCACACCCGCGCGCTGATTAATGCCGCGCTGAGTGGCGAGCTGGACGACGTGGAATTCAAACGCGACCCGTTTTTCCACCTCGACATTCCCACCCAGGTGTCCGGCGTTCCCAGTGAAGTGCTGAACCCCCGCGACGCCTGGGCCGACAAGGACGCCTACGACGAAACGGCCCGGAAGCTGGCGCGCATGTTCCGCGAGAACTTCAAACGTTTCGAGAGCGGCGTCGATCAGGCTGTGACCGACAGCATGCCCAACCCCGACGCTTAA
- a CDS encoding ABC transporter substrate-binding protein, with amino-acid sequence MKKILLTAALVAVSTASAQKTQMEFWTISLAPLFNDEMNRLVAQFEKENPTVDLNWVDVPAAAIEQKLLAAVAAGRPPAAVNINTEMAVKLSEQGALEPLTLTDAQKKLYFGNTLSTFNVASKQVGLPWYWSPKVVAYNTDIFKKAGLDPNNPPKTIQTMMAAAKQIKDKTGLYGFVPNIDGIKMIYVFQEAGLPILKGGKAVFNSPEHVKLLQQYVDLYKNKYIPEDTMRRGFTAATELYSSGKLGMLITGPQFILRVQNDNKDVFGATKVAPYPLHLAGNVIHTGLMGFSVPKGVKDKAMAQKLALFLTNDANQLAFSKVTKTTFPSTVKASTDKFFKQGGSDAVSQGRLVASTELKKAKDLTLIYPDASKLNKVFKDNVEAAMAGQKSAKAALDDIVKAWNASL; translated from the coding sequence ATGAAGAAAATCCTGCTCACCGCTGCCCTCGTTGCCGTTTCCACCGCCAGCGCCCAGAAAACCCAGATGGAGTTCTGGACCATTAGCCTCGCGCCCCTCTTCAACGATGAGATGAACCGCCTGGTGGCGCAGTTCGAGAAGGAAAACCCCACTGTCGACCTGAACTGGGTAGACGTTCCCGCAGCAGCCATCGAGCAGAAGCTGCTGGCCGCCGTGGCTGCCGGCCGCCCGCCCGCCGCCGTGAACATCAACACCGAGATGGCCGTGAAGCTCAGCGAGCAGGGCGCGCTGGAACCCCTCACGCTGACCGACGCGCAGAAGAAGCTGTACTTCGGCAATACCCTGAGCACGTTCAATGTGGCGAGCAAGCAGGTGGGCCTGCCGTGGTACTGGTCACCGAAAGTGGTGGCGTACAACACCGACATCTTCAAGAAGGCCGGTCTCGACCCGAACAACCCGCCCAAGACCATTCAGACCATGATGGCGGCGGCCAAGCAGATCAAGGACAAGACCGGCCTGTACGGCTTCGTGCCGAACATCGACGGCATCAAGATGATATACGTGTTCCAGGAGGCGGGCCTGCCCATCCTCAAGGGGGGTAAGGCGGTGTTCAACAGCCCCGAACACGTGAAACTCCTGCAGCAGTACGTCGACCTGTACAAGAACAAGTACATCCCCGAGGACACCATGCGCCGGGGCTTCACGGCGGCCACCGAACTGTACTCCTCCGGCAAACTGGGCATGCTGATTACCGGCCCGCAGTTCATCCTGCGCGTGCAGAACGACAACAAGGACGTGTTCGGCGCCACGAAAGTCGCGCCCTACCCCCTGCACCTGGCCGGCAACGTCATTCACACCGGCCTGATGGGCTTCAGTGTGCCCAAGGGCGTGAAGGACAAAGCCATGGCGCAGAAGCTGGCGCTGTTCCTGACCAACGACGCCAACCAGCTGGCCTTCAGCAAGGTCACGAAAACCACCTTCCCCAGCACCGTGAAGGCCAGCACCGACAAGTTCTTCAAGCAGGGCGGCAGTGACGCCGTGAGCCAGGGCCGCCTGGTCGCCAGCACCGAACTGAAGAAAGCCAAAGACCTGACCCTGATCTACCCCGACGCCAGCAAACTCAACAAGGTCTTCAAAGACAACGTGGAAGCTGCGATGGCCGGGCAGAAGAGCGCCAAAGCCGCGCTGGACGACATCGTGAAAGCCTGGAACGCCAGCCTCTAA
- a CDS encoding heme exporter protein CcmB, translated as MKTALTLALKDWRVTGRTRDTLMATAFFAALVLLVLGLALGGNEGRSAAQTAATGAGAVWTALALAAAVGAQRAFAQEQEAGAMEQLTLYPGPHGGIYLGKLLGVLLPLLAVAALVLPLGLILFGAAETGRAVPWLWLIVTTLLGVIGFAAGTTFYGSITVNLRAREALLPALAFPILVPVVIACIKSTTLLLQSGWSGEVGTWLTFLLAFDLGTVILATLLFPYALEG; from the coding sequence ATGAAGACCGCCCTGACGCTTGCCCTGAAGGACTGGCGCGTGACCGGCCGGACGCGCGATACCCTCATGGCGACGGCGTTTTTTGCGGCGCTGGTGCTGCTGGTGCTGGGTCTGGCGCTGGGCGGCAACGAGGGGCGCAGCGCCGCCCAGACGGCCGCCACAGGCGCGGGGGCGGTGTGGACGGCGCTGGCGCTGGCGGCGGCAGTGGGAGCCCAGCGGGCCTTCGCGCAGGAGCAGGAAGCCGGCGCCATGGAGCAGCTCACGCTTTATCCAGGCCCGCACGGCGGGATTTACCTGGGCAAGTTGCTGGGCGTGCTGTTGCCCTTGCTGGCGGTGGCCGCGCTGGTTCTGCCGCTGGGCCTGATCCTGTTCGGCGCGGCGGAAACGGGGAGAGCGGTGCCCTGGCTGTGGCTCATCGTCACCACGCTCCTCGGGGTCATTGGTTTCGCGGCAGGCACGACCTTCTACGGCAGCATCACCGTGAACCTGCGCGCCAGAGAGGCCCTGCTGCCGGCGCTCGCCTTCCCGATCCTGGTGCCGGTGGTCATCGCCTGCATCAAGTCCACCACCTTGCTGCTTCAGTCCGGCTGGTCCGGTGAGGTCGGCACCTGGCTCACCTTCCTGCTGGCCTTCGATCTGGGGACGGTCATCCTGGCCACACTGCTGTTTCCGTACGCGCTGGAAGGCTAA
- a CDS encoding Nudix hydrolase, translating to MQWDERFHVPVNQRAAGVVILNEQRELLLVREKGSAGQQKAGLWHIPSGTVEDGENPQDAAIREAFEETGLRVQLIKFLGAYLGRFPDGALILRHVWLAQPPPGQALSPAFTHEIAEARYIGKTEFDALYDAGLVRMYHTKLMYEDALRAAGRE from the coding sequence ATGCAGTGGGACGAGCGTTTTCATGTGCCGGTAAATCAGCGTGCCGCCGGCGTGGTCATCCTGAACGAGCAGCGTGAGCTTTTGCTGGTGCGTGAAAAAGGTTCAGCGGGGCAGCAGAAAGCCGGGTTGTGGCACATTCCCTCCGGTACGGTGGAGGACGGCGAGAATCCGCAGGACGCCGCCATTCGTGAGGCCTTCGAGGAAACGGGCCTGCGCGTTCAGCTCATAAAATTTCTGGGCGCGTACCTGGGCCGCTTCCCGGACGGCGCGCTGATTCTGCGGCACGTGTGGCTGGCCCAGCCGCCACCGGGGCAGGCCCTCTCTCCTGCTTTCACGCACGAGATTGCCGAGGCGCGGTACATCGGAAAGACGGAATTTGACGCCCTGTACGACGCAGGGCTGGTTCGCATGTACCACACGAAACTGATGTACGAGGACGCGCTCCGGGCCGCAGGGAGAGAATAG